Below is a genomic region from Thermochromatium tepidum ATCC 43061.
TCAGTATGTGCACGAGCGCTCGGTTGCGCTGGCCGAGACCATCCTATGCCATATCGAGGCGCTGTGCCTGCATCCCACCGATTGTCGGGAACCCGAGCAGCTGTGTGCCTATCATCGGCTGGCCTGTCACTGGCGTTGCCTCGCCGAGGTGCAGCGTCTGCGCGAGCAACGGGGTAATCCGGCGTGGCGACCTTGAGCGCCTGGATCAGGCACTTATTCACGATGATACAGAATCCGGTGATGACGGCAAGACAGCTTCAGATGTCCGCTATCCGACGCTGGCCATTCTGGGGGCCGGTGTTGAGCACAGGTTTCGTACCAGCGCTGTTGCTCATTGGTATGGTGCTTGGTCTCTCCTTTTGGATTTGATGGTCCCTCAGCCGGTTGAGGAGTCGACTGGGGCGGTCGATGGTCCCCTGCTGGGGACCCTGGTCGGGGCGCGGCCCTTCAGATCCGACCAGCATTCCAGATCCAGTCTGCGCCCTGATGCAAATCGACGGCCTGGCGTACCTCCGGGCAACTCAGGCCCTTGACCAGGTGCGCGGCAAGCCTTGGCCTTCAGGCCAAGGAAGGATCGCGCGGACGGCGCAGCCGTCCTACAATCCTGTTGTCGCTGATACCCAAGGCGACCTACGGCGGGGCACGCCGGAAGTCACGCCTGTGGAGAGACGAGCAGCGGTTGCGCACTCGGCCCAGGAACCCATCGAAGCGACTTAAGGGCGGCTCAATGCCGCGCCTTAAAGCGCCGTAGCAATCTCCGGACGGAAGGCCGGGGAGGATGTCAAGCCGGCAATGTCTATCCGACCCGGCATGGAGCGTGCAACGACATGACGATCCCCAGTACCCTGTTACAGGCCGACGCGCTCGGCATTCGTCTCGAAATCGTCAATGGTCTGCCCATCTGGGAGGCGCAACCCGTCTACCGACATCAGAAGCAGATCGACCGCATCGTCAGGAGTCTGCGCGGTACCCGCGACACGGATGACGCCTGCGGCTGTATCTACGCCATCGATGTCTATGTTCAATTCGCCGGCGGCCTGAAACGACCGGATATCTCGATCTTTTGCCGAGAGCCGCCCGAAGATCAGCAGGATAGCGTGCTGACCCTGATCCCGGAGGCTGTCATCGAGGTGGTCAGCAAGGGCTACGAGGCCAAGGACCTTGAAATCGGTCCGCCGTTTTATCTGTCGCAGGGCGTCAAGGATGTTGTGGTGTTTGATCCGGCGACACTGTTGGTGCTGCATGTGCGCAAGGACGGCGCGATCCGTCAGGTTTCGCCGGTCAAAATTGCGCTGGAGTGCGGCTGCGAAGCAATCGTTTAAAGTGGCCCTGGAGCGACTGGAGTGAAGTCCTGCGGGATTGGTGCGTGACAGCTAACTGGATTGGACGAAATAGATGGGCGATATGACGCGGGTCTGTCTGATCGAGGACGACGCCATCATGGGTGAGGCGCTGGTGGAGCGTCTGACCCTGGAAGGATTCGCCGTGGACTGGCGACGCACCGGGCGCGCTGGGCTGGCGGCGCTGCGTGAGACCGGGGTCGAGCTCGCGGTGATCGACGTGAATCTGCCCGACCTGTCCGGGATCGCCCTCTTTGAGCGCCTGATCGCTTCGCGTGTCGATCTGCTGCCCACGCTCTTCATCACCGGCTATGGCACCATCGAGGACGCGGTGCGTCTGCTCAAGCTCGGCGCCGCCGACTATTTGACCAAGCCCCTCGATCCGGGCGCGCTCATCGATAAGCTGCGTGCACTCGCTGCCACGAGTGCGCCCCGCCGCGACGTGCGCCAGGAGGTCAGCGAGCACGAACGCCTGGGGATCTCACCTGCGATGTGCCGTATCGAGGCCGAGCTCGACCGTCTGGCGCGTCATCCGCAGACGCCCGTTCTCATCAGCGGCGAATCGGGCGTGGGCAAGGAGGTCGTTGCCCGCGCCCTGCATCGGCGTCAGTGCCCGCAGGCGCCCTTCGTTGCGGTCAACTGTGCGGC
It encodes:
- a CDS encoding ATP dependent RNA helicase; translated protein: MSALTHHLELDDLTRLEPAHLRRRLADLIHQYVHERSVALAETILCHIEALCLHPTDCREPEQLCAYHRLACHWRCLAEVQRLREQRGNPAWRP
- a CDS encoding Uma2 family endonuclease, with product MTIPSTLLQADALGIRLEIVNGLPIWEAQPVYRHQKQIDRIVRSLRGTRDTDDACGCIYAIDVYVQFAGGLKRPDISIFCREPPEDQQDSVLTLIPEAVIEVVSKGYEAKDLEIGPPFYLSQGVKDVVVFDPATLLVLHVRKDGAIRQVSPVKIALECGCEAIV